The following coding sequences lie in one Hydrogenophaga sp. PBL-H3 genomic window:
- a CDS encoding aldehyde dehydrogenase family protein: MVHLNFIAGEWLAGTGAAPNINPSDLSDVVGEYALGDAAQVDAAVAAARAAFPAWSTSGIQARSDAIERIGSEILARREELGNLLAREEGKTLPEAIGEATRAGHIFKFFAGECLRLAGELLPSVRPGIGVEITREPLGVIGLITPWNFPIAIPAWKIAPALAYGNCVVIKPADLVPGSAWALADIISRAGLPAGVFNLVMGQGRTVGEALVNHPGVDAISFTGSQGVGQRIGQACMAQHKKVQLEMGGKNPQVVLDDADLKTAVELCTQSAFFSTGQRCTASSRLIVTEGIYPAFIAALQARVSALRVDDARKPGTEIGPVVSQAQLGQDLSYVQIARDEGATLLCGGQRLQRDTEGFYMAPALITDSTPAMRINREEVFGLVASVIRVKDYDEALMVANDTPFGLSAGIATTSLKHATHFKRHAQAGMVMVNLPTAGVDYHVPFGGRKGSSYGPREQGHHAAEFFTTVKTAYTLA, encoded by the coding sequence ATGGTGCACCTCAATTTCATCGCGGGCGAGTGGCTCGCGGGCACCGGCGCGGCACCCAACATCAACCCCTCGGATCTGTCCGACGTGGTGGGCGAGTACGCGCTGGGCGACGCAGCCCAGGTGGACGCTGCGGTGGCCGCCGCGCGCGCCGCGTTTCCGGCCTGGTCCACATCCGGCATCCAGGCCCGCAGCGACGCGATTGAGCGCATCGGCAGCGAGATCCTGGCGCGCCGCGAGGAGCTGGGCAACCTGCTGGCGCGCGAGGAGGGCAAGACCCTGCCCGAAGCGATCGGCGAGGCCACGCGCGCCGGCCACATCTTCAAGTTTTTCGCGGGCGAATGCCTGCGCCTGGCGGGCGAACTGCTGCCCTCGGTGCGCCCGGGCATCGGCGTGGAGATCACGCGCGAGCCGCTGGGCGTCATCGGTTTGATCACGCCCTGGAATTTCCCCATCGCCATTCCGGCCTGGAAGATCGCGCCGGCCCTGGCTTACGGCAACTGCGTGGTCATCAAGCCGGCCGACCTGGTGCCCGGCAGCGCCTGGGCGCTGGCCGACATCATCAGCCGCGCCGGCCTGCCCGCCGGCGTGTTCAACCTCGTCATGGGGCAGGGCCGCACGGTGGGCGAGGCGCTGGTGAACCACCCCGGGGTGGATGCCATCAGCTTCACCGGCTCGCAGGGCGTGGGCCAGCGCATCGGCCAGGCCTGCATGGCGCAGCACAAGAAGGTGCAGCTGGAGATGGGCGGCAAGAACCCGCAGGTGGTGCTGGACGACGCCGACCTCAAGACGGCGGTGGAGCTGTGCACCCAGAGCGCCTTCTTCTCCACCGGGCAGCGCTGCACCGCGTCGAGCCGCCTCATCGTCACCGAGGGCATCTACCCGGCCTTCATCGCCGCTCTGCAGGCGCGCGTGTCGGCGCTGCGGGTGGACGACGCGCGCAAGCCCGGCACCGAGATCGGCCCGGTGGTGAGCCAGGCGCAACTCGGGCAGGACTTGAGCTACGTGCAGATCGCCCGGGACGAAGGCGCCACGCTGCTGTGTGGCGGCCAGCGCCTGCAGCGCGACACCGAGGGCTTCTACATGGCCCCGGCGCTCATCACCGACAGCACACCCGCCATGCGCATCAACCGCGAGGAGGTGTTCGGTCTGGTGGCCAGCGTGATCCGCGTGAAGGACTACGACGAGGCGCTGATGGTGGCCAACGACACGCCCTTCGGCCTGTCGGCCGGCATCGCCACCACGAGCCTCAAGCACGCCACGCATTTCAAACGCCACGCGCAGGCGGGCATGGTGATGGTGAACCTGCCCACGGCGGGCGTGGATTACCACGTGCCCTTTGGAGGCAGAAAAGGCAGCAGTTACGGGCCGCGCGAGCAGGGGCACCATGCGGCCGAGTTCTTCACCACGGTGAAAACGGCCTACACGCTGGCCTGA